The sequence TGCAGGAGTTGGAAGCGCGTTTAGCGACTATCTCGGACTCGATACCCCAACCTGCACCCGATTTGTCTCCCGAACTTCAGAAACTGGAAGCGCGGTTGCAGTCTGTCGCGGAGAGCGTGCCGAAGCCTGTACCTGACCTCACCTCCAAGATCCAAGTCCTCGCGGCACAGGTTGAATCCATTGCCGCGGTGGTTGCCAAGCCCGCGCCCGATCCGATCCCCAGGATTCAGTCGTTGGAGGGGCGCGTCGAAACATTGGCTTCTTCTATTCCCGAAGCTCCTCCCGACTGGACCCCGCGCATTCAGGCGTTGGAAACGCGGCTGGAGTCGGTGGCCGAAGCTGCGGCAGTGCCCGTTCCCGACCTATCCCCCAAGTTGCAGGGCGTGGAAGCGCGGATGGAAGCGCTGGCCGCTGCGATTGCGCAGACCGCGCCGGAATTCACCTCCAAACTCAAGAACCTCGAGTCTCGCTTGGAGACGCTCGCTGCAATCGTTGCGCAAACAGCCCCGGATCTCTCGCAGAAGATTCAGACGCTTGAATCCAGGTTCGATTCGGTAGCATCTGCGACGGGCCAGCCAACCGTCGAGCCTTCGCCACGCTTGCAGACTCTGGAATCGCGTCTTGATTCACTCGCTGCGGCTGTTGCCGGTTTGTCGCCGGATACAGCGACCAAGCTTAACGCGTTGGAATCCCGGCTTGAAACCGTCGCGTCTTCCATCGTTCCACCGGCGCCGGATGTTACGCCGCGGGTGAAGACTTTGGAAGAGCGCATCGAATCCGTGGCCTCGGCTATGCCTGCACCACAACCAGACGTTGAGGCGCGCATCAAAGATTTGGAGGCGAGGCTGGAAATGAGCGTGGCCGAACTGCGTGCGCAGGCGCATGAAGCAGGGACGGAAACGTCTGCGCTTCCAGGCGCATCCGAATCGCAGTTGAGCGCGCTTCGCGAAGAGATCGAAGAGTCCATGCGTCAATTCCATTCCGGTATCGACGAGTCATTGGAGGGGTTCCGGAACAACATCGAACGTCTGGCCATTGTTGTCGAGGAAGTCGCGCAGGAATCCGGATTAGGTACGCCGGCCGCAGCCAGTGAGGCGTTGCGGCAAGATATCGATACCCTGCGGTCCGAAGTGAGCGGAGTGCGACTCGTTTTGTCGCGCCTCGACGACGTGGCGTCGCGGACGGACGAAGTCCAACGCATGACGGAAGCCGGGCGCGAGCGAACCGAACAAATTGCGCACGATATTCAGTTTGTGCGTGAGTCGTTGCATGCCGTGCCGAAAGTACACCAGATCGAGAAGTTGGAGCAGGACGTTGCGCGGTTGAGGGCGGAACTGCTGAGGGTCAAGTCCACCGCTGGACGCGGTGACGCAGCAACTCCCGCTGGCGAACCTGCTGGTGCGGAAACCTACGAAGCAGAAGATACACCGACCGTAAGCGGTTCTCAGGGTTCGATGCTCGACTCGTTGAATTTGTCTGGTTTCGATTCGGACGGCCGCCGCCGAAGGCTGGGCGAAATACTTGTCGATTCCGGGATTTTGAGCGGCGAACAGCTTGTCACCGCGCTGCGCATGCAGCAGGAACAACCGCAGCGGCGTTTGGGCTCGATTCTCGTCGAGCTGGGATTCACCGAAGATGACGTGGTGGCGCAAGTGCTGGCGTGCCAGCTCAAACTGCCCTATCTGAGGCTCGAAACGGACCTGATGGAAGATGCCGCGGTGCGACTAATCAGTGGGCGTCTTGCGCGGCACCATGTATGCATTCCGGTGCGCGTGTCGGACGAGATGCTGATTCTTGCCATGGCAAATCCACTCGACCTTATCGCGATTGAAGACGTCGAACTCGCCTCGGGACTCCGCGTCGATCCGGTTGTGGCCAGCTACCCCGACATCGCCGACGCCATCGAGTGGTTCTACGGGCAAGAGTGACGCACCTCACAACAGGATCTTGAAGACAAAGGCGTAGTCTCCGGGCAGTTCCTTCGGGATGCGTAAGACCAAGCCTTCCTTCGTGCGCTTGGCCGAAATCCGCTTATCGTTTGCCAGCAACCGGACTCCTTTGATCTTGAGATCCGGCGCGGCCTCTTTCCCGAGAGAATGGATGAGGCACTTCGATTCGGGACGCGCCAGAACTATCGCGTAAAGCGCGTCGCCCTTGCGCGTGAAGCGTATATCTTCCGCCGTGAATCGCCCGCTCTTTGTATCGGTGAACGAGCCCGATTTCACTTTGGTGGGACCTTCGCCATAGACGGCCCAAGGACGCGTGCCGTAAATGGCCTCGCCATTCATGCGCAACCACTCGCCTATCCCGAGCAGACGCTCCTTAGCCTCGTCCGGAATCGTGCCGTCCGGCATGGGGCCGATATTCAGCAACAGACAGCCATTCTTGCTCGCGATGTCGACGAGGTCATCCACGAGCGAGTCTACCGAGCGAAAGATCTCGCTGCGAACGTATCCCCATGACCGTATGCCGATTGAGGTGTCTGTCTGCCAGACACGCTCGCTGGTCGTCCCCAGTTTTCCACGCTCGATATCGAGCACGGCCGCTTCGGGCGGAAACGACTTGTTTTTGTAGTTGATGACCACGCCTTGGTTCCATTCCGCGCCCCGGTTGTAGTAATACGCCGCGAAACGTTGCAGATACGGCGCGAACGCGGGTTGCTCGATCCACCAGTCAAACCACATCACCTGAGGGTGGTACGCGTCGACGAGTTCTCGGCACCGCGCATACCAGTTGTCCAGGAACGCCTTGTCAGGTTGAAGCTTGTCGGACTGCGCGGGACCATAGAATTCGCTGAGGCGGCTGTCGCGCACGTCGCTGTCGAATTTCATGCCCTCGTTGAAGAACCACCAGTGCTCGGCGCGATGGGAGGACACGCCAAAGACCATGTCCTGCTTACGCACGGCTGCGGCCAGTTCGCCGATGACATCCCGCTTGGGGCCCAATTCCACGGCGTTCCAGTGCGTGAGTTCCGACTTGTACATCGCAAACCCATCATGATGCTCCGCGACCGGCACCACGTAGCGCGCGCCCGCTTGCTTGAACAAGGATGCCCACTCGTCCGCGTTGAACTTCTCGGCTGTGAAGAGCGGGATGAAGTCTTTGTATCCAAATTCGGACTGCTTCCCATACGT is a genomic window of Candidatus Hydrogenedentota bacterium containing:
- a CDS encoding alpha-L-fucosidase: MRVALRVLLTAIAAFVCAAFAQEIPSGPFQPNWDSLKQYKTPEWYADAKFGIFIHWGVYSVPAYGNEWYPRDMYKQDTETFRHHVETYGKQSEFGYKDFIPLFTAEKFNADEWASLFKQAGARYVVPVAEHHDGFAMYKSELTHWNAVELGPKRDVIGELAAAVRKQDMVFGVSSHRAEHWWFFNEGMKFDSDVRDSRLSEFYGPAQSDKLQPDKAFLDNWYARCRELVDAYHPQVMWFDWWIEQPAFAPYLQRFAAYYYNRGAEWNQGVVINYKNKSFPPEAAVLDIERGKLGTTSERVWQTDTSIGIRSWGYVRSEIFRSVDSLVDDLVDIASKNGCLLLNIGPMPDGTIPDEAKERLLGIGEWLRMNGEAIYGTRPWAVYGEGPTKVKSGSFTDTKSGRFTAEDIRFTRKGDALYAIVLARPESKCLIHSLGKEAAPDLKIKGVRLLANDKRISAKRTKEGLVLRIPKELPGDYAFVFKILL